A genomic region of Alicyclobacillus sp. SO9 contains the following coding sequences:
- a CDS encoding Na+/H+ antiporter NhaC family protein: MHGTAWSLLPFVIVIPLAVITRQVLPGLLVGLLVGSYMIHPGVLTGLQTTIEYMIKELTIKGNLRLLLFLYGFGAFVGLVRITGGVSGFAEWMGKRVKGIKGAFLVTWISSLATFMAPDFRIITVAPVMKQVFSKLHVPTKKVAFVIDATATPLTAVIPIGTAFVGYMVGLIGTAGRHQGIAVSPYTLFLYSIPLNFFSTAMLGYALFVTFFQKAKATESSAQAAEGSNTQAETGTTRDGSKDNTNEHEATEGTVSKRLPRVAPNMAYMETAQELTPVVSTNAHLDRHESPQSHKAGKVKSKDKGFPDAVELVADNVQPDVSNLILPLVSLLVFTLFLTWWDGHLHSNTFFGALTHANAGKAMVEALLATLIIAFSWYAYKRQPIARTMFGLLQGGNEMMAVNVLLILIWAVSAVSTDLGFVSYTEGVINRIVPSSLIAPALFVFGCAISYVIGSSFGTWGMLLPLGFSLAAHTHASLALIAGAVFASGTFGGFVSPLSDNTVAMATVMKLPIMDYAKVKLKAGLLMAGLCTVFYAGAGFLMG, encoded by the coding sequence ATGCATGGCACAGCGTGGTCACTGTTACCGTTTGTTATTGTTATTCCGCTGGCTGTGATAACACGCCAAGTCCTTCCTGGACTCCTGGTTGGGTTGTTAGTCGGCAGCTATATGATTCACCCTGGAGTGCTTACCGGTCTCCAAACGACCATTGAATATATGATTAAGGAACTGACGATAAAAGGTAACTTGCGCTTGCTGTTATTCTTATACGGCTTTGGTGCGTTTGTTGGGCTGGTCCGCATTACTGGCGGTGTTTCTGGATTTGCGGAGTGGATGGGAAAACGAGTGAAAGGAATAAAAGGTGCATTTCTTGTCACCTGGATTTCTTCCCTCGCAACTTTCATGGCTCCGGATTTTCGAATCATTACGGTAGCACCCGTGATGAAGCAGGTATTTTCCAAGCTTCACGTACCGACAAAAAAAGTTGCTTTTGTAATTGATGCGACAGCGACCCCGCTGACCGCTGTGATACCTATTGGTACCGCCTTTGTTGGATACATGGTGGGTTTGATTGGAACCGCCGGCCGCCATCAGGGCATAGCCGTGTCACCATACACCCTGTTTTTGTACAGTATCCCGCTCAACTTTTTCTCTACTGCAATGCTTGGGTATGCATTGTTCGTGACGTTTTTTCAGAAGGCAAAGGCTACAGAATCCAGCGCGCAGGCGGCAGAAGGTTCAAACACTCAAGCTGAGACTGGAACAACCCGTGACGGCAGTAAAGACAATACAAACGAACACGAAGCCACTGAGGGGACAGTATCCAAACGCCTGCCCCGCGTGGCTCCAAATATGGCTTACATGGAAACGGCTCAGGAACTGACTCCGGTTGTTTCGACCAACGCTCATTTGGACAGACATGAGTCTCCTCAGTCGCACAAGGCAGGAAAGGTTAAGAGCAAGGACAAAGGTTTTCCTGATGCCGTGGAACTCGTGGCAGACAACGTCCAACCTGATGTCTCCAACCTCATACTGCCATTAGTCTCCTTACTGGTATTTACGCTTTTTTTAACTTGGTGGGACGGACATTTACATTCAAACACCTTCTTCGGTGCTTTAACGCACGCAAACGCCGGGAAGGCTATGGTAGAGGCACTCTTAGCCACGCTCATCATTGCCTTTAGCTGGTACGCCTACAAACGACAACCCATTGCAAGAACCATGTTTGGTCTGTTGCAGGGCGGAAACGAGATGATGGCCGTAAATGTGTTGCTGATTCTAATTTGGGCAGTGTCTGCCGTTTCAACAGATTTGGGGTTCGTTTCCTATACGGAAGGCGTGATTAATCGAATTGTGCCGTCTTCTCTCATCGCGCCGGCTTTGTTTGTATTTGGTTGCGCAATTTCCTATGTCATTGGGTCTTCTTTCGGAACGTGGGGAATGTTGCTGCCTCTCGGTTTTTCATTGGCAGCCCATACGCATGCATCACTTGCCCTCATAGCTGGGGCGGTATTTGCCAGCGGAACATTCGGAGGATTCGTTTCTCCTTTAAGTGATAACACAGTTGCTATGGCGACAGTCATGAAACTGCCCATTATGGACTATGCGAAAGTCAAACTAAAAGCAGGTCTCTTAATGGCTGGGCTCTGTACTGTGTTTTATGCAGGGGCTGGATTTTTAATGGGATAA
- a CDS encoding DUF378 domain-containing protein — translation MVEKVAWWLVLIGALNWLLVGLIDVNVVGVIFGGDSTLWSRVVYVIVGLAGVYLLPQAFGIKMVGKKS, via the coding sequence ATGGTTGAAAAAGTGGCGTGGTGGTTAGTCTTAATCGGAGCGTTGAACTGGCTTCTTGTGGGACTCATTGATGTCAATGTTGTGGGTGTTATTTTTGGCGGTGACAGCACTCTTTGGAGCCGAGTGGTGTATGTCATAGTCGGCCTTGCTGGAGTGTATCTCTTACCGCAGGCTTTTGGCATCAAGATGGTAGGCAAGAAAAGCTGA